The DNA region GAACTGAAAGCCACGCGTGTTGAGATCGACGGTATTGCCGTTCACCGCTGCGGCGCCGGGCCCGTTCGCCACGCTTTCGCGGCGATAGCCCAAAGCGTCCAGTTCGATGAGAAAGTCATCGCGGCTGAGTTTTTGCCCGACGAACAGCTCCAGCGGCCGTGCATAGACCTTGGCCGGAATGGTCCAGCGCTTGCCGGAAAATTTTTCCTGAACAATGGCATCGAGATAAATCGCCAGGCCGCCCAGCAGAACCAGGCCGACGATACCAAGCTTCAACGCCCAGCCCAGCCACTTGTGCAGGCTGCGGGGAGGTTGCTTTTTGGGGGAACGAGAGGTGCGGGATCGAGTCATGGGCGCGGATTATACGCACTTTGCCAAGGATCGACAGACGCCTGAGTCAGCGGTTTGCAGCCTCGTGCCAAGCGGCCATAATGGCTGCATCCAGCACTTACATTTTGAATACATTCCTGAAGGATCGTCCGTGAGCCAGTCTTTGATTGCAGCCCTGCAGAACCCTGCCCTCTTCCCTCATCCGGTAGAGCATTTCCAGGTCATCGAAACGCACATTTCGTGGGTTCTGCTGACCGGTCATTACGCCTACAAAATCAAAAAACCGATGAACTTCGGCTTTCTGGACTTCACCACACTGGCCCTGCGCGAGCATTTCTGCCGTGAAGAGCTGCGCCTGAATCAGCGCACCACCGACGATCTGTACCTGGAAGTGCTGCCGATTACCGGCTCGCCCGACGCGCCCCAACTGGGCGACGACGGCGACGTTATCGAGTACGCGCTCAAGATGCGCCAGTTTTCCCAGGACGGTTTGCTGAGTACGCTTCAGGCCAACGGCGAACTGACCACCGCCCATGTTGACGAGCTGGCGCTTCAGATCGCTGACTTCCACCTCGACTCGCCACGCGTTACCAGCGAAAGCGAGTTGGGGTCGCCTGACAGCGTCATGGCTCCGGTGATACAGAATTTTGAGCAGATTCGTCCACTAATCAGCGAAAAGTCCGATCTTGATCAGCTTGATGCCCTACAGGCGTGGGCTGAGTCGAGCTTCGCACGACTCAAGCCCCTGTTGACCCAGCGCAAGGCTGACGGCTTCATCCGCGAGTGCCATGGCGATATCCATCTGGGCAACGCAACCGTGATCGACGGCAAGGTCGTGCTGTTTGACTGCATCGAATTCAACGAGCCCTTCCGCAAGACGGATGTCTACGCAGACATCGGCTTTCTGGCAATGGACCTTGAAGACCGGGGCCTGAAATCACTTTCACGGCGTCTGGTCAGCCAATACCTGGAAGTGACCGGCGATTATGAAGGCCTCGAGTTGCTGAACTTCTACAAGGCCTATCGCGCCATGGTTCGTGCCAAGGTTGCGCTGTTCAGCCAGGCACCGGACGCCGATGGATTGCAGCGTGCGGCAACGCTGCGCCAGTATCGCAATTACGCCAATCTGGCCGAAAGCTACAGCGCCATTCCTTCGCCGTTCCTGGCCATCACCCATGGTGTCTCTGCGGTAGGCAAGAGCCACGTGGCCATGCGTCTGGTCGAGTCTCTCGGCGCTGTGCGTCTGCGCTCCGATATCGAACGCAAACGTCTGTTCGCCAGCCAAGGCACAGAGCTGTATGGCGAGCAGTCCAGCATCACCACCTATGCGCGCTTGCATGAGCTGGCTGAAAAAACCCTGCGTGCAGGCTTCTCGGTGGTGATCGACGCCACTTATCTCAAGCATGAGCAGCGTGACGCCGCAGCAAAAGTCGCCGAAATAACCGGTGTGCCGTTCCTGATCATCGACTGCGAAGCGCCACAGGCAGTCATCGCCGGCTGGCTTGCGCAACGTCAGGCACAGAACAACGATCCGTCCGACGCAACTCTGGAAGTTATCAAAGCCCAACAAGCCAGTCGCGAACCCCTCGGTGCAGACGAAATCTTGCGCAGCAAGAAGATTGCGACCCATGTCAGCAGCGACCTGGACAGTCTTATCGATAACCTGCGCCAGCGCCTGCCAGGGCTGTAATACCGACGCATGGCCGTTGAGCAGTTAATGCTTCACGGCCTCAAGCTGATGGCGATATAGTGGCGTCATAATTCCAACGCAACGCAATCAAACCAAGAGGCCGTCATGAGCCAGCCCAAACAGATCGACTCACCGCTTTACATGCTGCTGCGCAAGGAAGATATCGAAGGCTTCAATCAGGAAAAACCGCGAACCGGCACTATCGACATGGTCGGCGGCGATTTCCGTGGGCTGGACCTGCGCTCGCTGGACACCACAGGTATCGACTTCACTGACGCCTACTTCCGCTCTGCCGACCTGCGCGGACTGGATCTGCGCAATACGCCAATGGAAGGTGCAAGCATCGCGCACGCACAGATATCAGGCGTCTTTTTCCCGCCCGAACTGTCCGCCGACGAGATCTTGATGTCCGTCAATTTCGGTACGCGACTGCGCTATCGCATTCGTTGAATCTCCGATCGCTCTAGCCTGCATGCGCCCTGCATGTGGGACCGGTGAGATATTGCCAGTTACCGCTTCATCCCTCATGACGCTGCCGCCTGCGCGGCTCTGTCGATTCTCTGTATCGAAACCCCTGCACCGGCTCGACTGAGGCCCGGCAAAAAAGACCTGTTGACTTACAAATGAGAATAGTTATGATTATCACATCCGGTCGCGAGACTGGACGGTAGCCTGAAAGACCTTGGTTCGGACTTTCAGATTATCTCCTCATCAGGCTAATCACGGTTTTTGACCCGGCTTTTTGCCGGGTCTTTTTTTGCCCGCCTGAAAGCAGCAAACACGTCAGAAACCGCCGCTGTCACCCGCCACTTCCTGCAGCCCCAGTCGCCCCAGCAGGTCATCCAGCAGGCTGGAGCCGCCCAGACGCACGCGCCCGGCATTGACCCACTGCACACCAAACCGTCCGCGAGCCAGCGCGAGGTAAAAGCGTGCCTCGTCGTACGTGCGAATGCCTCCGGCGACTTTGAAACCGACCTGCCCGCCGACATCAGCGATGGACGCCAGCATGATGCGTGCAGCTTGCGGCGTGACGTGGGTGGCGGCCTTGCCCGTGCTGCTCTTGATGAAGTTGGCCCCAGAGGCGATTGCATCGCAGCAGGCGGCGTGGATGGTTTGCGAGTCTCGCAGATCACCGGTTTCAAGGGTCACCGTGAGCGCTACCTGCCCGCCGCACAACGAACTGCACGCTGATATCATATCGATACCGGTTTGCCGATCCCCGCCCAGCAACGCCCGGAACGGATAGGCAACGTCGATCTCGTCAGCGCCAGCGATCAGCGCAGCGCGCACTTCGGAAGCCACCGACTCGATATTGCTGCTGCCGTGCGGGAAGTTGACAACAGCCACTACCTTGATATCGCGCGCCTGCATCCGGTCAAGCGTGGTGCGCGCCAGACATACGAAGCGCGGCTGAACACAAACTGCCGCGACAGGCCCGACGGGCGTCCAGGCCCGCTGGCAGATACCGACAACGCGCTGCTCGGTGTCGTCGATGTTGAGGGCGAAAAGCTCCATCAACCTGATGCCCTGGCGGGCCTGCCACTCGTCATCCGCAGTCATGTGTTCCATGGTGTTCCCGGTTTGAAAGACATGGCAGGACGATATACGGCCTGATAGACCAACAGGTACGGGCAACTCGATCCGGGACATGAACTACATAGATATCGGAGAAGTACTACGCCACTTGTGCTGGGATAACGCCGTGACGCTCTTCAAAGCGGCGGCTTGTGGAAGCTGTCAAACTGAGCGGAGCGTAGTTCAGTAATGGTTGAAAGTCGCCCTCAGGAGGCCCTTTGAGAGTTCTTTGCACCTCCAGTCAGTTGCCCGAAGCACACAGTCGCGGGTTTGAAGTCGGAGAGCACAAGCTGCTGGCGATACGTCGTCAGGGGCAGGTGTTCATCTACCGCAATCGCTGCCCGCATCGCGGCATTGGCCTGGAATGGCAGGCGGACCAATTCCTCGACAGCAGCGCCAGCCTGATCCAGTGCGCCACACATGGTGCGTTGTTTCTGATCGAGAACGGCGAATGTGTTGCCGGGCCGTGCGAAGGTCAGTCTTTGACAGCTATTGGCTGCCGCGAGGATGACCAGGGTATCTGGGTCGAGCTGCCGCAAGATGATGACAGCCATTGAATACCCTTCACGCGCCTAGGGTCTATTCCCGTTTCATCGCGGCCGCGTCGGAGTCTGTTTTGCCGCGAGGCAAGGCAGGAGACACGTGGTTTGGTTGTTCCAAATGAGTGTCGAGTAACGCAGCCTCGCGGCAAAACAGGCCCGACCCTTCGGGTTGCGTGCCAAATCTCGCCATGCGTCGTTGCAGGACTTGAAAAGGGAACAACCATTCTCTACGTCCTGCGCCTAGCCTGGCGAGATTTGGCCCAGCAACGCGGCTCGCACTGAAACGGGAACAGACCCTAGTCCAGCCACTGCACCTGCAACGGTCGGTCAATGTAGACCTGCTCCGGCGTCAGTTGCACGCCATAAGCCAGAATCTGCACACCTGCGTCAACCGCTTCCCGCAATGCAGACGCGTAGGCGGGATCGATTTCCTTCGCCGGACGCACAGCCTCGACGCCGGTCAGGTTGACGCAATACAACAACACGGCACGCACACCTGCACGCGCCAGCGTCGCCAGCTCCCGCAGGTGCCGGGCACCCCGCTGGGTGACCGCATCGGGGAACGCCGCCACCGCAGAATCATCGAACCCCAAGGTGACACTCTTCACTTCCAGGTACAGGTGGCCCTCCGGGTATTCCAGGCGAAAGTCCACCCGGCTTTTTTCCTGCCCGTAGGCCACCTCGCGCTTGAGCGCTGTAAAGCCATTGAGCTCGCTGATGACGCCACCGCGCAGCGCCTCCTCAACGAGCGTATTGGCGCGCCCGGTATTGATGCAGGCCAGACGACCCTGTGGCGTTTCGCTGATTTCCCAAGTGCCCGGCAGCTTGCGTTTGGGGTCATTCGAACGACTGAACCACACGCGCCCGCCAGGCATCATGCAATTGAGCATCGAACCGGTGTTGGGGCAATGAATGGTCAGCCGTTCGCCGCTGTCGGTTTCGATATCAGCCAGAAAGCGCTTGTAACGAATCAGCAGGCGGCCTTGCTCAAGTTCCGGAGTAAAGCGCATCAGGCGTTCCAGCTGCGCAGACCGCGAGCGATGCGCTCAACGGCCTGCTCCAGGCGCGGCAGGCTCTGCGTGTAAGCGAAACGCACATGATGCCCCGCCAGATGGCGGCCGAAGTCCAGCCCAGGGGTGAAGGCCACATGCTCGGTTTCCAGAAAATGCCGACAAAACGCGAAGGCGTCACCGCCAAAGGCAGAAATGTCGGCGTACAGATAAAAAGCACCTTCCGGCTCGACAGCGATGCCAAAACCCAACGTCCGCAAAGCAGGCAGCAGAAAGTCACGACGGCGGCCAAACTCGGCACGACGCTGCTCGAGGATGGCCAGCGTTTGTGGCTCGAAACAGGCCAGCGCGGCATATTGCGCCATGCTCGGTGCGCTGATGTAGAGGTTCTGCGCCAGCTTTTCCAGCTCAGCCACCGCATCGAGCGGCGCAACCAGCCAGCCCAGCCGCCAACCTGTCATGCCGAAATACTTTGAAAAACTATTCAGCACGAAGGCGTCGTTATCCACCTCCAGCACGCTGCCGGCCTCAACGCCATAGGTCAGGCCGTGGTAGATCTCGTCCACCACAAAATGCCCGTTGCGCGCCTTCAGCGCCTGGGACAACGCTGCCAGCTCATCACGCTGCAACAGCGTACCTGTAGGGTTGGCCGGCGATGCGACCAATGCCCCGACGCTATTATGGCTCCAGTGGGCAGCCACTAATTCGGGCGTCAGTTGATAACGCTCCTGCGGCCCGACCGGGACCAGTTGCGCTTCGCCTTCAACCAGACGCAGAAAATGTCGATTGCACGGATAGCCAGGATCGGCCAGCAACCAGTGCTTGCCAGGATCGACCAGCAGACTGCTGGCGAGCAACAACGCCCCTGAACCTCCCGGGGTGACCAGAATTCGCTGCGGATCGATGTCGAGCCCGTAGCGCTGGGCGTAAAAACCGGCGATGGCTTCACGCAGTTGCGGCAGGCCACGGGCTGCGGTGTAGCGGGTCTTGCCGTCAGCCAGCGCCGCCTGCCCCGCCTTGATGATCGGTTCTGCGGTCGTGAAGTCGGGTTCGCCGATTTCCAGGTGGATGACATCATGGCCCGCCGCCTGCAATTCATTCGCCCGCGCCAGCAGCGCCATGACATGGAAAGGTTCGATGGCGCGACTGCGTGCGCTGTAAGGCTGAGCCATGGGTCTTCCTTATAGTGAAGCGGGGGCAAAATATGATTGTCATGACAGCGAGGCATGATTCTACCTGACCACCCGACTGCCACGCCTTTAAAGGCTCGCCTGTGGCGGTATGCGGATGCCGGACAAAAGAAAAGTACGACGATGCCAAGCAGCCAGAGTTCATTTATAGACGGGGTTGTTTAGCAAGGGCCAGCTGTGTAGGCCCATTGCGCCATCATGCTCGACAACCGGGAGTAGCGCACTCCGATTTGATCTGGTAAGTTCGCCCGCTTGCAGTTGCAGGGCCGACCGGTGTCGGTGATGGAACAATCCTGCACAACGGATTAGAAGAGTGAGAGGCGGTCCAGACATGCCCACCCAAGAGAACCAACAAAGCAAGCCAATCAGCGGCTTTGAACCCTACGTGCAAACGAAGGGCGAAGAGTACATGGGCGAGTCCATGCGCTTGCATTTCACCAAGATCCTGAACAAATGGAAGCAGGACTTGATGAAAGAGGTCGACCGCACGGTTGACCACATGAAGGACGAAGCTGCAAATTTCCCTGATCCGGCCGACCGTGCCAGCCAGGAAGAGGAGTTCAGCCTTGAGCTTCGTGCCCGTGATCGTGAGCGCAAATTGATCAAGAAGATCGACAAGACGCTGCAACTGATCAAGGACGAGGAATATGGCTGGTGTGAATCGTGCGGCGTAGAGATCGGTATCCGCCGCCTTGAGGCACGCCCGACGGCTGACCAGTGCGTCGACTGCAAGACGCTTGCAGAAATCAAGGAAAAACAGGTCGGCAAATGACCTGAGGCTGGCCTTGAACTGAAAAAAGACGCTTCGGCGTCTTTTTTTGTGCCTGCCCGAATCACGACGATAGTCCAAGTACCCTATTTCCGGAGGCTGTACCGGCCTCTTATTGATCGTGCCAATGCTCCGCGTTGGCACGCCTTTCGTGACGCTCCGCGTCACACACATCAGCAGTCTGGCGCGGTATCAAGCGCAGCGGAGTCTCAGGCTTTAGTGCTGCCTTTACCTCGGGCCGGGTTGAGTGATGCGCCATGGCTGCAATGTGACGCAGAGCGTCACGAAATGCATTACCACGCGGAGCGTGGGAACGAGAGGTGTCTGGGCGCGAGCGTGGGAACGAGAAGAATTAACGCGTTATTTCCGGAGGCTGTACCGGCCTCTTCGCGAGCAAGCTCGCTCCCACGGCCTGCGGCCAGAATCAAAAGCGGATTTGTGTATGACGCTGAGCCCTGCGCGTAATACTGCGTTTCGCTTGCTCGCTCACGCTCGCCCCCCTTAACATCCCGGCCATGAAAAAACCGGCCTATATCGGGCGCTTTGCGCCGACTCCCAGTGGTTATCTGCATTTCGGCTCGCTGGTCGCAGCGCTCGCGTCGTATCTGGATGCGCGGGCGGTGGGTGGGCAGTGGTTGTTGCGCATGGAAGATCTCGACCCGCCTCGCGAAGTGCCGGGTGCACAAACCGCGATTCTCGACACCCTGGAGCGTTATGGTTTCGAATGGGACGGCGAGATGGTTCGCCAGAGCGAGCGTCATGATGCCTATGCTGAAATCATCCAGCGCTGGTTCAACCATGGCCTGGCGTACGCGTGCACCTGCTCGCGCAAGCAGCTTGAGTCGTTTCAGGGTATCTACCCGGGGTTCTGTCGCGATGCCGGACACGCACCGGACAATGCAGCCATCCGCATTCGCGTACCCGAGCTGGAATACCGTTTCGAAGACCGGGTGCAGGGTACGTTTCGCATGCATCTGGGTCGTGAGAGTGGCGATTTTGTGATTCGCAGGCGTGACGGGCTTTACGCCTATCAGCTCGCGGTAGTCATTGATGACGCCTGGCAAGGCATCACCGACATCGTGCGCGGCGCCGATCTGCTGGACTCGACACCTCGGCATCTGTATTTGCAGGAACTGTTGGGCCTGCCTCAGCCGCGCTACCTGCATGTACCGTTGATCACCCAGCCCGACGGCCACAAACTCGGCAAATCCTATCGTTCCCCGCCGCTGCCGGCTGATCAGGCGACACCGCTGTTGCTGCGGGCCCTGCGCGCGCTGGGCCAGCCCGTCGAGGCGCACATGGCCGAGGGCACAGCGCAGGAAGTGCTGGCCTGGGGTATCGAGCACTGGAACGCCGACCTGATCCCCAGGCTGCGCACGATTGAAGAAGCCCGGATAGACTGATCCAGAGCGGTCGCCGAAAACTGCGACTTATGGATGCTTGCAGGTTATCGGGCATCCGTTAACATGCCGCTCCTCATCTACCAGCGCAGGGAGACCAGATGTACATATACCGGTTGGTTTTGCTTCTGGTGGTAGGCATCTACCTGTTCTCCCCGGCCATCATGGACTGGTGGATCGACGCAACCGG from Pseudomonas syringae includes:
- a CDS encoding Rieske (2Fe-2S) protein; protein product: MRVLCTSSQLPEAHSRGFEVGEHKLLAIRRQGQVFIYRNRCPHRGIGLEWQADQFLDSSASLIQCATHGALFLIENGECVAGPCEGQSLTAIGCREDDQGIWVELPQDDDSH
- the dksA gene encoding RNA polymerase-binding protein DksA, which produces MPTQENQQSKPISGFEPYVQTKGEEYMGESMRLHFTKILNKWKQDLMKEVDRTVDHMKDEAANFPDPADRASQEEEFSLELRARDRERKLIKKIDKTLQLIKDEEYGWCESCGVEIGIRRLEARPTADQCVDCKTLAEIKEKQVGK
- the sfsA gene encoding DNA/RNA nuclease SfsA; amino-acid sequence: MRFTPELEQGRLLIRYKRFLADIETDSGERLTIHCPNTGSMLNCMMPGGRVWFSRSNDPKRKLPGTWEISETPQGRLACINTGRANTLVEEALRGGVISELNGFTALKREVAYGQEKSRVDFRLEYPEGHLYLEVKSVTLGFDDSAVAAFPDAVTQRGARHLRELATLARAGVRAVLLYCVNLTGVEAVRPAKEIDPAYASALREAVDAGVQILAYGVQLTPEQVYIDRPLQVQWLD
- a CDS encoding pentapeptide repeat-containing protein, which produces MSQPKQIDSPLYMLLRKEDIEGFNQEKPRTGTIDMVGGDFRGLDLRSLDTTGIDFTDAYFRSADLRGLDLRNTPMEGASIAHAQISGVFFPPELSADEILMSVNFGTRLRYRIR
- the gluQRS gene encoding tRNA glutamyl-Q(34) synthetase GluQRS, with the protein product MKKPAYIGRFAPTPSGYLHFGSLVAALASYLDARAVGGQWLLRMEDLDPPREVPGAQTAILDTLERYGFEWDGEMVRQSERHDAYAEIIQRWFNHGLAYACTCSRKQLESFQGIYPGFCRDAGHAPDNAAIRIRVPELEYRFEDRVQGTFRMHLGRESGDFVIRRRDGLYAYQLAVVIDDAWQGITDIVRGADLLDSTPRHLYLQELLGLPQPRYLHVPLITQPDGHKLGKSYRSPPLPADQATPLLLRALRALGQPVEAHMAEGTAQEVLAWGIEHWNADLIPRLRTIEEARID
- the deoC gene encoding deoxyribose-phosphate aldolase, translated to MEHMTADDEWQARQGIRLMELFALNIDDTEQRVVGICQRAWTPVGPVAAVCVQPRFVCLARTTLDRMQARDIKVVAVVNFPHGSSNIESVASEVRAALIAGADEIDVAYPFRALLGGDRQTGIDMISACSSLCGGQVALTVTLETGDLRDSQTIHAACCDAIASGANFIKSSTGKAATHVTPQAARIMLASIADVGGQVGFKVAGGIRTYDEARFYLALARGRFGVQWVNAGRVRLGGSSLLDDLLGRLGLQEVAGDSGGF
- a CDS encoding bifunctional aminoglycoside phosphotransferase/ATP-binding protein; this translates as MSQSLIAALQNPALFPHPVEHFQVIETHISWVLLTGHYAYKIKKPMNFGFLDFTTLALREHFCREELRLNQRTTDDLYLEVLPITGSPDAPQLGDDGDVIEYALKMRQFSQDGLLSTLQANGELTTAHVDELALQIADFHLDSPRVTSESELGSPDSVMAPVIQNFEQIRPLISEKSDLDQLDALQAWAESSFARLKPLLTQRKADGFIRECHGDIHLGNATVIDGKVVLFDCIEFNEPFRKTDVYADIGFLAMDLEDRGLKSLSRRLVSQYLEVTGDYEGLELLNFYKAYRAMVRAKVALFSQAPDADGLQRAATLRQYRNYANLAESYSAIPSPFLAITHGVSAVGKSHVAMRLVESLGAVRLRSDIERKRLFASQGTELYGEQSSITTYARLHELAEKTLRAGFSVVIDATYLKHEQRDAAAKVAEITGVPFLIIDCEAPQAVIAGWLAQRQAQNNDPSDATLEVIKAQQASREPLGADEILRSKKIATHVSSDLDSLIDNLRQRLPGL
- a CDS encoding pyridoxal phosphate-dependent aminotransferase, with the translated sequence MAQPYSARSRAIEPFHVMALLARANELQAAGHDVIHLEIGEPDFTTAEPIIKAGQAALADGKTRYTAARGLPQLREAIAGFYAQRYGLDIDPQRILVTPGGSGALLLASSLLVDPGKHWLLADPGYPCNRHFLRLVEGEAQLVPVGPQERYQLTPELVAAHWSHNSVGALVASPANPTGTLLQRDELAALSQALKARNGHFVVDEIYHGLTYGVEAGSVLEVDNDAFVLNSFSKYFGMTGWRLGWLVAPLDAVAELEKLAQNLYISAPSMAQYAALACFEPQTLAILEQRRAEFGRRRDFLLPALRTLGFGIAVEPEGAFYLYADISAFGGDAFAFCRHFLETEHVAFTPGLDFGRHLAGHHVRFAYTQSLPRLEQAVERIARGLRSWNA